In a single window of the Planctomycetia bacterium genome:
- the tnpA gene encoding IS200/IS605 family transposase — MPRNVYSEINLHITWHTKESLRVLADQIENRAHHYLRHRMLQTPEVIVHEVGGVEDHVHIAVSVPSSLLISEWIGELKGASAHYINSEIANRKLLAWQAGYGVVSFGTKDLPWVAAYIRNQKEHHARGTTQERLERIDRFNG, encoded by the coding sequence CTGCCGCGTAACGTCTATAGCGAGATTAATCTGCATATCACCTGGCACACTAAGGAGAGCCTGCGCGTGCTAGCCGATCAGATTGAGAACCGGGCGCACCACTACCTGCGGCATCGCATGTTGCAGACGCCGGAGGTGATCGTTCACGAGGTCGGCGGCGTCGAGGATCATGTTCACATCGCGGTGAGCGTGCCGTCGTCGCTGCTGATCAGCGAGTGGATCGGGGAACTCAAGGGGGCCAGCGCTCACTACATCAACAGCGAGATTGCCAATCGGAAGCTGCTGGCGTGGCAGGCGGGCTACGGCGTGGTCAGTTTCGGCACGAAGGATTTGCCGTGGGTGGCGGCGTACATTCGCAATCAGAAGGAGCACCACGCGCGGGGGACGACACAGGAGCGGCTGGAGAGAATCGATCGGTTCAACGGGTGA
- the mtnP gene encoding S-methyl-5'-thioadenosine phosphorylase → MATEIIGLIGGTGLGHALAGEIRGAAVTVETPFGPPSAPITRGKWEGVEIAFLPRHGPSHTFGPSAVPYRSNIYALKSVGVTRIIASGATGSLREEIRPRDLVIADQVIDRTYRRSSSFFDEPGIAAHVEFAEPFCPAMRRILLDSGGQVQTTLHDGGTYVCMEGPAFSTVAESRMHRSWGGDLIGMTCMPEAKLAREAEMCYALVALPTDYDCWRPHDPGADRTALLKEIIHNVEVATANSVHLIRAALRRFVDQTPAACTCQSALAMAVWTKHEAITAETRRRLGPIAAKYFS, encoded by the coding sequence ATGGCGACGGAGATCATCGGGCTCATCGGCGGCACGGGCCTGGGTCATGCCCTGGCGGGCGAGATTCGGGGCGCGGCGGTGACGGTGGAGACCCCGTTCGGTCCGCCGAGCGCTCCGATCACGCGGGGGAAGTGGGAGGGTGTTGAGATCGCCTTCCTTCCGCGGCACGGTCCGAGCCACACCTTCGGGCCATCGGCGGTGCCTTATCGTTCCAATATCTATGCGCTGAAGTCGGTGGGCGTCACGCGGATCATCGCCAGTGGGGCGACCGGAAGTCTGCGCGAGGAGATTCGCCCGCGCGATCTGGTCATCGCGGACCAGGTCATCGACCGGACGTATCGGCGAAGCTCCAGCTTTTTCGACGAGCCGGGGATTGCGGCGCATGTTGAGTTCGCGGAGCCGTTTTGTCCGGCGATGCGGCGAATTCTCTTGGACAGCGGGGGGCAGGTGCAAACGACGTTGCACGACGGGGGGACTTATGTGTGCATGGAGGGGCCGGCGTTTTCGACGGTGGCCGAGAGCCGGATGCACCGCTCGTGGGGCGGCGACCTGATCGGCATGACCTGCATGCCGGAGGCGAAGCTCGCCCGGGAGGCGGAGATGTGCTACGCCCTGGTGGCGCTGCCGACCGATTACGACTGCTGGCGTCCTCACGACCCGGGGGCCGACCGAACCGCCCTGCTCAAGGAGATCATCCATAACGTCGAGGTCGCCACGGCGAACTCGGTACATCTCATTCGCGCCGCGCTTCGGCGATTCGTCGATCAAACTCCCGCGGCCTGCACCTGCCAGAGCGCTTTGGCGATGGCGGTCTGGACGAAGCACGAGGCCATAACGGCCGAGACCCGGCGGCGACTCGGACCGATCGCGGCGAAGTACTTCTCATGA
- a CDS encoding helix-turn-helix transcriptional regulator, giving the protein MGDFGWLHDGARLPPGAQPAICSFAASFDLTPREIQIVTLICCGLKNETIARTLKLAISTVRFHLRNLHRKTGTSDKLDVVLHIWKHAIACK; this is encoded by the coding sequence ATGGGCGACTTCGGATGGCTCCATGATGGCGCCCGGCTGCCGCCAGGCGCACAGCCGGCGATTTGCAGCTTCGCCGCCAGCTTTGACCTCACGCCGCGCGAGATCCAAATCGTAACCCTTATCTGCTGCGGCCTGAAAAATGAAACGATCGCCCGCACTCTAAAGCTTGCCATATCTACCGTCCGGTTCCACCTGCGTAACCTCCACCGCAAGACGGGCACGAGCGATAAGCTGGATGTGGTCCTTCACATCTGGAAGCACGCGATCGCGTGCAAATAA
- a CDS encoding phosphatidylglycerophosphatase A, with the protein MTPSPPETTATARTTAQHVLLFVGSLSYVGFVPFASGTVAVAVVGVPLYLLLALWLKIGVGAYIGFTVAFTAVSIYVADRTDRILNEKDSKKNVIDEIPGFLVAMIAVPCTWQLVAAAFFLERAIDIAKIWPANLIERRLPGGWGVVLDDIVAGLYTLAILHAAVRFAPGWLVGLGS; encoded by the coding sequence ATGACACCATCGCCGCCTGAAACCACCGCCACCGCGCGCACGACCGCGCAGCATGTTCTTTTGTTCGTCGGCTCGCTTTCGTATGTTGGGTTCGTCCCCTTCGCGTCGGGCACGGTGGCGGTGGCCGTCGTCGGCGTGCCGCTGTATCTGCTGCTGGCGCTGTGGCTCAAGATCGGCGTCGGGGCGTACATCGGCTTCACGGTCGCGTTCACCGCCGTGAGCATATATGTCGCGGATCGCACCGACCGCATCCTCAACGAAAAGGACAGCAAGAAGAACGTCATCGACGAGATTCCCGGTTTTCTGGTAGCGATGATCGCCGTGCCATGCACCTGGCAGCTTGTCGCGGCGGCGTTTTTCCTCGAGCGGGCCATCGACATCGCCAAAATCTGGCCGGCGAACCTGATCGAGCGCAGGCTGCCCGGCGGATGGGGCGTGGTGCTCGACGACATCGTCGCGGGTTTGTACACGCTGGCGATCCTGCACGCGGCGGTCCGATTCGCACCGGGCTGGCTGGTGGGGCTCGGCTCGTAG